Below is a window of Leishmania donovani BPK282A1 complete genome, chromosome 21 DNA.
AAGGAAGTAGCATTGAATTTTCGCAGGGAGATGTCGTTATTGCGGCGAATGATGATTCAGGATTTAAAGAGCACGCCAGAGCAATTGCCACAGCTGTGCCCTGCACTACAAATGCTGTTTGGAGAAGCAGTTTGGAAAAGTCTTTTGGCGAAGCGCATGGAAAGGAGCGGAGAATAACagtccttttttttttcgctaAAAGCGGAGGAAAGACGGTTTTTTTCGTCGGCGGTAAGGATCACGATGCCCCAAGCTGTAATTGGCTTATCAAAGGTTGTTTGTGAAAGCAGGCCTATGAACGGTGGTCAACAGCTGCCATCACTGCacctgtctgtctgtgttcACACACTCGTTGGGTAACGGACGAAGTTGAATGAGAGTGACCAGAGGGAAGGTTGACGAGGGGAATCGCTGGCATTCGTGACCCAACAATAGgttctgccccccccccctcccagcTATTCTGTATTTCGTGTCGTTGTTCTTTCTCCTTAGAAAAAGTCTCTCCAGGGGCTTCTCAGCGGTTTAGAGGAGTGGTGCTGAAGTGCAGCTGCATGGGAGTAGAATCTTAATAAATGTGAGAGCTTCCTCTGTAGCCCTGCGAGCGTTCGTAGGAAGCGCATGGATGTGCGAATGAAGGAATTTCCTTCCAGATGTAGGTCTTTTGATGAAAAGCACCTGTGAGGCCACATGACAGTGATCCGAGCTGAGAAACCAACATGATGGCCCCCGGTTTCATCCATGAATAACCTTCTTCTTCGATGCGCCTTTCTGCATTCATCGCACCCGCCTGGTGTTTATCACTGGATTGATGAGGAAAAGAAACCACTACTTGTCGTGTTTATTGCAAGCAATCCCCTTTACTGGATTTTTCGCTATTAGCCTTCTCATGGAAAGGGACCCGTGCATACACGTGCCGAGAACTCGTAAGGGTGGCACGTTTAGACACTCCGAGGATGTCGAGCTGCATGCCAACGACTTCGAATGGGACGAAAAGGTAGCGGAGCTGACCATCGCTGAGCGACAGCTTGTTGATGAGTACATGAGTAGGTGCATGGCAGAATTAAGTCGTACCGGATCGTGGGAGTCGCTGGATGAGGTCCCTGAAAAGCCGTGGGAGATGCATTTCTCTGCAACGAAGCATCACTTTCCTCTCAAGAACTACATCGTGCATGCgtttccgctgctgcgcaccgttATGGGCAGACGAGGCTCGCCTGCGTGGATTTTAGAGTGTGGTTGCGGTACTGGGAGCACCCTGCTTCCAATTATGCGTGAATGTACAAGCCCAGACGTCCATTTTGTAGGCTTCGACATCTCACCATCTGCGCTCTCGCACTTCAGGAGCCATGAGATTGCACAGGGCTATCTGCAACGAAATCAGCTTACACTGCTTCCCTTGGCAATCGGCACCTCTTCCTGCGTCACGAGCGCGGACCCTacggcaccgctggcgaAGCGGCAACGGATTGATGAAAATGCTACCCTTGTAGTCGATGCCCTTACTGCAGCGGACAAATCTCTTCAGCACCAAAAGTTTGATGCAATTCTGCTAGTTTTTGTCCTCTCTGCGCTGCCGACCGTTGAAAAAATGCTTTCGGCTATCAAACAGCTGAAGAATGTTTTGAAGCAAGATGGAATTCTTCTTTTCAGGGATTATGCGCTTCCCGACCACAACTTTTTCCGCTTCTTGTCCAAAATGGACAACAAGGTTGGAAACATCGCTTTTGCGAAAGGCGACTGCACAACTCAGGTGTTCTTCTACAAAGAGTTTGCAGCCAAACTTTTTTCCGCTGCTGGCCTAGTCGAGGTGGACGATGTTCCGTCAAATCTGACGTATCACTGCAATCGCATTGTGAACCGTAAAAATGGGAAAAAAATGGATAAGATTTTCATCAACGGAACGTTTAAGCTGGCACCGAGCAGCTGAGCTGTGCAATACTGATGGAAGCGGTGTGGAAGCCGCAATAAAAAGACAATTGAGAATCATCTGACCGAGGCGTAGACTTTCGCAAATTCGCGGTGACAGCCTCGACGGCTTTCGCGACTCTTTATGAGTGTAACCTCagggaaaaaagaggggTTTGGGTCCGCTGTCCTCTCTGGGAAGACATGTTTAGGATAGGCCTAGAAGACGTTTGTGTGTCTTATGTGCTCCACATTTTTTCGAGCACTAGTGTGGCCTTCGTGTTACTAGCATCAACAATGCAATTTTTTCTCAAGTAATGATGGTAGCACTTGCATCCTTAGTGCGAGGATCTGTACGTTGCTCTATTAATATGGCTCCAatgctcttcttttttttcctctggTCGGTGCACGAATGGGCACTCTGTCGTCAACTCTCGCTATTGTGTTGCGCGATGTTGTGGTTGAACTGTCTCCGTAACGGATTTCCTGTCAAAGCGGAAGAAAGGACGAGAACAGTCGAAATAAGTCATAGAGGCGCGGAAGAAAGCGTCTCGGGATTCGATGCAGACGAAAGACGAGGCGGGTATGTcagccgcggaggagggtAGCAAAGGAAACCGCTTTCAGCTGAAAAAATGGAACGCCGTCGCGCTATGGTCCTGGGATATTCAAGTGGACACCTGCGCCATCTGTAGAAATCACATCATGGATCTGTGCATCGAATGCCAGTCAAATCCGTCGTGCTCGCCGAAGGACTGCACAGTAGCGTGGGGCGCCTGCAATCATGCCTTTCATATGCACTGCATATCTCGATGGCTAAAGACTCGGAACGTTTGTCCTTTAGACAATAAAGAGTGGGTTTACCTTCGATATGGCGCTTA
It encodes the following:
- a CDS encoding ring-box protein 1, putative; translation: MQTKDEAGMSAAEEGSKGNRFQLKKWNAVALWSWDIQVDTCAICRNHIMDLCIECQSNPSCSPKDCTVAWGACNHAFHMHCISRWLKTRNVCPLDNKEWVYLRYGA